From the Eurosta solidaginis isolate ZX-2024a unplaced genomic scaffold, ASM4086904v1 ctg00000443.1, whole genome shotgun sequence genome, one window contains:
- the LOC137235814 gene encoding uncharacterized protein — translation MNANLFLTRKNLQAALQRQNAAAAVAAMGANRAAAAGGSMLFTHNMSGNAVNANNPDAPSTSNPAPIFSYNMTLPEMRQAISNNTDVPVPPLPFHLTFADMQQIIRNAKNFQHQENQLMNSVQTQPAQTLYCSPDMPKVEDEEDSYAPDPKDDDEFTLVILQVIILMKIRKSSK, via the exons ATGAACGCAAACCTATTCTTGACAAGAAAGAATTTGCAGGCAGCTCTTCAAAGACAAAATGCAGCCGCAGCTGTTGCTGCTATGGGTGCGAATAGGGCTGCCGCCGCTGGCGGGTCTATGTTATTCACTCATAATATGAGCGGCAATGCAGTTAATGCCAACAACCCTGATGCACCATCCACCTCAAACCCTGCACCCATATTTTCTTACAATATGACATTACCGGAAATGAGACAAGCTATTTCAAATAATACGGATGTACCAGTACCACCTTTGCCCTTTCATCTAACTTTTGCCGATATGCAACAAATTATACGAAATGCTAAAAATTTCCAACATCAAGAAAACCAACTAATGAACAGTGTACAAACTCAGCCAGCACAAACgctctattgctcgccagatatgCCAAAAGTTGAAGATGAGGAG GACTCTTATGCACCAGATCCGAAAGATGATGATGAGTTTACACTCGTAATACTCCAAGTCATAATACTGATGAAGATTCGCAAGAGCTCCAAGTAA